From Arachis stenosperma cultivar V10309 chromosome 2, arast.V10309.gnm1.PFL2, whole genome shotgun sequence, one genomic window encodes:
- the LOC130961979 gene encoding probable UDP-glucosyl transferase 73B6, giving the protein MGKENRELHVLFFPFFANGHIIPCVDLARVFAARGVTSTIVTTTHNAPFISRTIGKSQITLRTIKFPPPEETGLPEGCENSESAFAPDKLIKFMKATVLLQHPLEQVLQELHPNCVVADMFFPWATDSAAKFGIPRIVFHGLGFFPLCVSACIRTYKPQDKVSSYTEPFLVPNLPGDITLTKMQLPQIPRDDEVFCKLLDDSNESELKSFGVIANSFYELEPVYADHYTKELGRRAWSLGPVSLCKRETEEKASRGSEAGIDKQECLTWLETKKPNSVIYVCFGSMTTFPDAQLKEIAMGLEASNHPFIWVVNKGSKKNEEQDEKKLEWLPEGFEERMEGKGMIIRGWAPQVMILEHEAVGGFVTHCGWNSTLEGVCAGVPMVTWPMYAEQFYNAMFVRDIVRIGVGVGVQTWVGMMGGEPVKKEVIEKAVKRVMEGEEAEEMRRRAKELGKKAKEAVEEGGSSYSQFNSLIEDLRSRAQ; this is encoded by the exons atgggcAAGGAGAACCGCGAACTCCATGTTCTTTTCTTCCCGTTCTTTGCTAACGGTCACATAATCCCATGCGTTGACTTAGCCAGAGTCTTCGCCGCAAGAGGAGTGACATCCACCATAGTCACCACCACACACAACGCACCCTTCATCTCAAGAACGATAGGAAAATCCCAAATTACCCTCAGAACCATCAAGTTCCCGCCACCAGAGGAAACTGGCTTGCCTGAAGGATGCGAGAATTCAGAGTCGGCATTCGCACCGGATAAGCTCATCAAGTTCATGAAAGCCACCGTGCTCCTTCAACACCCACTCGAGCAAGTGCTGCAAGAACTGCATCCGAATTGTGTTGTTGCAGATATGTTCTTCCCTTGGGCCACAGACTCTGCCGCCAAATTCGGGATTCCAAGGATCGTGTTCCATGGGTTGGGCTTCTTCCCCTTGTGCGTTTCCGCTTGCATCAGAACTTACAAGCCACAAGACAAGGTTTCATCCTACACAGAACCTTTCTTGGTTCCCAACCTTCCCGGCGACATAACTCTGACCAAGATGCAGTTGCCACAAATCCCTCGAGATGACGAG GTATTCTGCAAGTTGCTTGATGATTCCAACGAATCGGAATTGAAGAGCTTTGGTGTGATCGCCAACAGCTTCTACGAACTGGAACCAGTTTACGCCGATCATTACACCAAGGAGCTTGGTAGAAGAGCATGGTCGTTGGGTCCAGTTTCTCTATGCAAGAGGGAGACGGAGGAAAAAGCAAGCAGAGGAAGCGAAGCAGGGATCGACAAGCAGGAATGCTTGACGTGGCTTGAGACAAAGAAACCAAACTCCGTTATTTATGTGTGCTTTGGAAGCATGACAACGTTCCCAGACGCTCAGCTTAAAGAGATCGCGATGGGTCTAGAAGCTTCGAATCATCCATTCATCTGGGTAGTGAACAAAGGATCAAAAAAGAACGAAGAACAAGATGAGAAGAAGTTAGAGTGGCTTCCAGAAGGGTTTGAAGAGAGAATGGAAGGGAAGGGGATGATCATAAGAGGTTGGGCGCCGCAAGTAATGATTCTTGAGCACGAAGCAGTTGGCGGGTTTGTTACGCATTGCGGTTGGAATTCGACGCTGGAAGGTGTTTGTGCCGGGGTGCCGATGGTGACGTGGCCGATGTATGCAGAGCAGTTTTATAATGCGATGTTTGTGAGGGACATAGTGAGGATTGGGGTTGGTGTTGGGGTTCAAACGTGGGTGGGGATGATGGGGGGTGAGCCGGTGAAGAAGGAGGTGATAGAGAAGGCGGTGAAGAGGGTAATGGAAGGTGAGGAAGCAGAGGAGATGAGGAGAAGAGCGAAGGAGCTTGGGAAGAAGGCTAAAGAAGCTGTGGAGGAAGGTGGATCGTCTTATTCGCAATTCAACTCTTTGATTGAGGATTTAAGATCGCGTGCTCAATGA